In uncultured Cohaesibacter sp., a genomic segment contains:
- a CDS encoding IclR family transcriptional regulator C-terminal domain-containing protein — protein sequence MAENKASHEAETSDLSKSDHILQGKDVKGTALLAKACDILDLVGAAPGQMTAKELAQKAALPQSTVYRIVAALSARGFLRTSQTSSKLLLGFHFLDLAQNVWAEQDLATIAAEELRRLKEITGETTYLGGLMGHEMVSLARSLGTHANSSTSDLGETKPVHCTSQGKALLAFLPSQQLDHLLSSLALEPYTNHTITDKYALKLSLNIIRQRGFAVDDQEYVKGTRCIGVPILDANGNAVAAISVSGPTYRMTKERMEQLAPEIIETGKAISHLVQNHKSKMEHSSKVEVTAVGEALFYGDKPFWLKQEGCMYWVDRLAPTVYAMKPGEEPRKIAILPGPIDEVVPGLIGGIDIVCEGRWYHAQLHEGCHEIQRFYAREFHSFCTDIHGTLWACRKQKGHTKIGILSEFGDFAMHWSVSLDIDAMAWNHSGTILHALSRDNGLIYQMRKGREAALVLSKIPKGSGNPCALAMDKDNNVWVALKDGWGTARLSDTGEVEGVLPLPVPHPTGLTFGGPDGDDLYITCARLGVGRDVILNAKLSGFTLRVRMSPKDEP from the coding sequence ATGGCAGAGAACAAAGCATCGCATGAGGCTGAGACATCAGACCTGTCCAAATCGGACCATATTTTGCAAGGCAAGGATGTCAAAGGCACCGCTTTGCTGGCCAAGGCATGCGACATATTGGATCTGGTCGGCGCTGCGCCCGGTCAGATGACAGCCAAGGAACTGGCGCAAAAGGCCGCCCTGCCCCAGTCCACGGTCTACCGTATCGTTGCGGCCCTCTCTGCTCGGGGCTTCCTGCGAACATCTCAGACCAGTTCCAAATTGCTGCTTGGCTTTCATTTCCTCGATCTGGCGCAGAATGTCTGGGCTGAGCAGGATTTGGCAACAATCGCAGCAGAAGAGTTGCGTCGACTGAAGGAAATTACCGGTGAGACCACCTATCTGGGAGGCCTTATGGGCCATGAAATGGTGTCGCTTGCCCGTTCCCTTGGAACCCACGCCAATAGCTCGACAAGCGATCTGGGGGAGACAAAGCCGGTTCATTGCACAAGTCAGGGCAAGGCCCTCCTTGCCTTTCTCCCCTCCCAGCAGCTTGATCATCTGCTCTCGAGCCTTGCGCTGGAGCCCTATACCAACCATACGATCACCGACAAATATGCCCTCAAACTCAGTCTGAATATCATTCGGCAGCGCGGCTTCGCGGTTGATGATCAGGAATATGTCAAGGGTACCCGCTGTATCGGCGTGCCCATTCTGGATGCCAATGGCAATGCGGTCGCCGCCATCAGTGTTTCAGGGCCGACCTATCGCATGACAAAGGAACGCATGGAGCAACTGGCACCGGAAATCATCGAGACCGGCAAGGCGATCAGTCATCTGGTGCAGAACCACAAGTCAAAAATGGAGCATAGCTCCAAGGTCGAGGTAACTGCGGTCGGCGAAGCGCTTTTCTACGGCGACAAGCCCTTCTGGCTCAAGCAGGAAGGTTGTATGTATTGGGTCGATCGGCTGGCCCCTACGGTCTATGCCATGAAGCCGGGAGAAGAGCCTCGCAAGATCGCCATTTTGCCCGGTCCGATCGACGAGGTTGTGCCGGGGCTCATTGGTGGTATCGACATTGTTTGCGAAGGGCGCTGGTACCATGCGCAACTGCATGAAGGCTGCCACGAAATACAGCGTTTCTATGCCAGAGAGTTCCATTCCTTTTGCACCGACATTCATGGCACCCTATGGGCCTGCCGCAAGCAGAAGGGACACACCAAAATTGGCATCCTCTCGGAGTTTGGTGATTTCGCCATGCACTGGTCGGTTTCCCTTGATATCGATGCCATGGCATGGAACCACAGTGGCACTATCCTGCATGCCCTCAGCCGGGATAACGGGCTGATCTACCAGATGCGCAAAGGAAGAGAGGCTGCGCTGGTTCTCAGCAAGATACCGAAAGGATCCGGCAATCCCTGCGCTCTGGCCATGGACAAGGATAATAATGTCTGGGTGGCGCTGAAGGATGGTTGGGGTACTGCCCGCCTGTCCGATACGGGAGAAGTCGAGGGCGTTCTACCCTTGCCGGTGCCTCATCCGACCGGACTGACCTTCGGCGGACCGGATGGCGACGATCTCTATATCACCTGCGCCCGGCTGGGGGTTGGTCGGGATGTCATTCTGAATGCAAAACTCTCTGGCTTTACCCTGCGCGTGAGGATGTCTCCCAAGGATGAGCCCTAA
- a CDS encoding enolase C-terminal domain-like protein yields the protein MKIAQVRVTPFVYPAQATAAKTSQEAAASTLKTDRALLTITTTDGHEGFAFQSPDVIRPYILETFFKPVLLGENCFARERIWQALVQRQRGSAGNLTDKAISCIDQALWDLAGRMTNLPVHKLIGHYRDRIPAYASITGGDNIPGSLATPQDYARFACQLKKRGYKAIKLHGWTPDRIGEIDPGKEIAACAAVRDAVGPEMTLMLDGYHWYSRRDALYIGRALEELDFYWFEEPMNEASMSSYVWLSENLSIPVIGPETMAGKYHTRAEWAKANACDILRTGFLRSGGLTPALKTAHLAEAHGMNCEPHGSGAASVALCMTVPNCTFYERGLLHPHMDYETPPAYLNAIADPMDDEGFIQASERPGLGEDINLDFIKQHEIR from the coding sequence GTGAAGATCGCGCAAGTCAGGGTTACGCCATTTGTCTATCCGGCACAGGCAACGGCAGCAAAGACATCACAAGAGGCGGCGGCATCAACCCTCAAGACAGATCGAGCGCTTCTGACCATCACCACCACAGACGGCCATGAGGGATTTGCCTTTCAAAGCCCGGATGTTATCAGGCCCTACATTCTGGAGACCTTTTTCAAGCCTGTTTTGCTGGGAGAGAATTGCTTTGCCCGCGAGAGAATCTGGCAGGCTCTGGTGCAGCGTCAACGGGGCAGTGCTGGTAACCTGACTGACAAGGCCATCAGCTGCATTGATCAGGCTCTTTGGGATTTGGCCGGACGCATGACCAACCTGCCTGTCCATAAGCTCATCGGTCACTATCGCGACAGGATACCGGCCTATGCCAGCATCACGGGCGGCGATAACATTCCCGGCTCTCTTGCGACACCTCAAGACTATGCGCGCTTTGCTTGCCAGTTGAAGAAGCGCGGCTATAAGGCAATCAAGCTGCATGGCTGGACCCCGGACCGGATTGGCGAGATTGATCCCGGCAAGGAAATAGCGGCCTGTGCTGCGGTCCGTGATGCGGTCGGCCCGGAAATGACGCTGATGCTGGACGGCTATCACTGGTACAGCCGAAGGGACGCGCTTTATATCGGCAGGGCTCTTGAAGAGCTGGATTTCTATTGGTTTGAAGAACCGATGAATGAAGCCAGCATGTCATCTTATGTCTGGCTGAGTGAGAATCTTTCCATTCCGGTCATCGGGCCGGAAACGATGGCCGGGAAATATCACACCCGGGCCGAATGGGCCAAGGCCAATGCCTGCGATATCCTGCGCACCGGTTTCCTGCGATCAGGAGGTCTGACACCAGCCCTTAAAACCGCACATCTGGCCGAAGCACATGGCATGAATTGCGAACCCCACGGCAGCGGAGCGGCGAGCGTTGCGCTCTGCATGACTGTGCCAAACTGCACTTTCTATGAGCGCGGCCTGCTTCACCCCCACATGGACTATGAAACCCCTCCGGCCTATCTGAACGCCATTGCCGATCCGATGGACGACGAGGGCTTCATTCAAGCTTCAGAACGCCCCGGACTGGGGGAAGACATCAATCTGGACTTTATCAAACAGCATGAAATCAGATGA